The genomic DNA AACGGGCGTGGCCCGGTGGCGCGGTCGGTCGCCAGTGGGGCCAGGCGCAACATCTTGAAGTGTTCGGCCTGTACGTCCGCCCACGGCAGAGCCGCCGCCGCGACGGCCTCGGTGTTGTCAGCCGGGGTGTCGGCGGTAGGTTCGGGTGTTGCTTCAGTGGTTGTCATGCGGCGCGATCCTGTCCAAGCCTTGCGAGCCGACAGCCTTGTTGCTGTCGACTCCTGGCTTATCGGCCGTTTTGCCGAGGACTGGAGGCCAATAGTCGCTTAACGGGGTTGAAGTCCGTCGATAAAGCGCACGATGCGTGCCCCCAGTTCGGCCGCCAGCGGCAGTTTGGGGTCGTTATAGGAGGCCAGTTGCTCCTTTACGTCCTTGGGCACGATGCGCATTACGTGGTTCATGCCTTCGATCACGGTCAGTTGCGCATCGGGCTTGGCCTTTTTCAATTGTTGAGCGTCGGCGACACCGACTTGAATATCGTTGGTGCCCTGGATAATCAGCGCCGGCATCGTGAGTTTGGCGAATTCGGCCGATGGGTCGGCGCGAAACAGGCTGATCAGATATGGCTGCACGGTGGGTCGGAAGATGCCCTCCAGCGGGCCGGGCACATCCGCATCGACCTGGCCGGCCTTGAGGTGATCGAGCATTTCATTGCTGCGCAACAGCAGGGCAGGGGGCAGGTGGTCGGCCAGTTGCTGGCGGATCACCTGGTCCACCGGCCGGGCGCTGCCGGAGAGGGAAATCACGCCGGCGGGTTGCAGTTGCGGCGCGGCGAGGGTGGCGACCAATGCACCTTCGCTGTGGCCCAGCACGATCAGCGGGCCCATGCGTTTGTCGGCCTTGAGCAGTTTGCCCCAGGCCACGGCGTCGGCCACGTAGGCGTCGAGGGTCAGGTTGCGCTCGTCCGGGGTGGCGGCCAGGCTGGCGGCGACACCGCGTTTGTCATAACGCACGCTGGCAATGTTGTTGCGGGCCAGCACCCAGGCCAGGCGCTTGAGGCTGTCGTTGCGCGCGCCGTCGGCGCTGTTGCCGTTGCGGTCGGTGGGGCCGGAGCCGGCGATGATCAGCACCACGGGCACGGGTTTGTCCGATTGCGGCAGCAACAGCGAACCAAACAGCTCGCCGCTGCCGGTGTCGAGGCTGATGGGGCGTTGCAGCACCACAGGGGAGGCGGCGAAGCCCAGGCTGGAAAACAGGGTGAGGGTTAAAAGCAGAACTCGCAGCATCATCGCGCCATCATCGGGAAGGTGCCGGTTGGACAGATGTCTACCGGTAAGGTTTCGAGGATGAACTAGTCGAATAGCCTGCGTATACTGGCCGCCTTAAGTTATTACGGTTGACTTGATTCAACTGATTTCACGGAGCGCCCTGCATGTCCGGCAATACCTTCGGCAAGCTGTTCACTGTCACCACCGCGGGCGAAAGCCATGGCCCGGCGTTGGTCGCCATTGTCGACGGCTGCCCGCCCGGCCTCGAGCTGTCCCTGGAAGACCTGCAGCGCGACCTCGACCGCCGCAAGCCCGGCACCAGCCGCCACACCACCCAGCGCCAGGAGCCCGACGAAGTCGAAATCCTCTCCGGCGTATTCGAAGGCCGCACCACCGGTTGCGCCATCGGCCTGCTGATCCGCAACACCGACCAGAAGTCCAAGGACTACTCGGCGATCAAGGACCTGTTTCGCCCGGCCCACGCCGACTACACCTACCACCACAAATACGGCGAGCGCGACTACCGTGGCGGCGGCCGCAGCTCGGCGCGCGAAACCTCGATGCGCGTGGCTGCCGGTGCCATCGCCAAGAAGTACCTGGCGACCCAGGGCATCGTGGTGCGTGGCTACATGAGCCAGTTGGGCCCGATTGAAATCCCGTTCAAGACCTGGGACAGCGTGGAAAACAACGCGTTTTTCAGTCCTGACCCGGACAAGGTGCCGGAGCTGGAAGCCTATATGGACCAGCTGCGTCGCGACCAGGATTCGGTCGGCGCCAGGATCACCGTGATCGCCGAAGGCGTGAAACCAGGCCTGGGCGAGCCGATCTTCGACCGCCTTGACGCCGAACTGGCCCACGCGCTGATGAGCATCAACGCGGTCAAGGGCGTGGAAATCGGCGCCGGGTTCGCCTGCGTCTCCCAACGCGGCACCGAACACCGCGACGAACTGACCCCGGAAGGTTTCCTGAGCAACAACGCCGGTGGCATCCTCGGTGGCATTTCCTCCGGCCAGCCGATCGTGGCGCACCTGGCCCTCAAGGCCACGTCGAGCATCACCACCCCGGGTCGTTCGATCGACGTGCACGGCAACCCGGTGGACGTGATCACTAAGGGCCGCCATGACCCGTGCGTCGGCATCCGTGCCACGCCGATCGCCGAAGCCATGATGGCCATCGTGTTGATGGACCACCTGCTGCGCAACCGCGGGCAAAACGCCGATGTGCGTGTAAGTACGCCGGTGCTGGGCCAGCTGTGACGCGCTACTGTGGCGAGGGAGCTTGTCGAATCGTCGCACCGTCCCGCCGGGCTGCGAAGCAGCCCCCTACAATATGACTCCAGCCCTCCCATACTGGCGCCTCTCCAGCTTCTACCTCTTCTACTTCGCCCTGCTCGGGGCGACGGCGCCATTCCTGGCGCTGTACTTCGATCACCTGGGCTTCTCCAGCGCGCGAATCGGCGAGCTGGTGGCCATTCCCATGTTGATGCGTTGCGTGGCGCCGAACCTGTGGGGCTGGCTGGGGGACTACACCGGCCGACGCCTGGCCATCGTGCGTTTCGGCGCAGTGTGCACGCTGGCGAGCTTTTCGTTGATTTTCGTCAGCAAGACCTATGCCTGGCTGGCCCTGGTGATGGCGCTGCACGCGTTCTTCTGGCACGCGGTGTTGCCGCAATTTGAAGTGATCACCCTGGCCCACCTGCAAAAACAGACCTCGCGCTACAGCCAGATTCGCCTGTGGGGCTCCATCGGTTTCATCCTCACAGTGGTGATCATGGGCCGGCTGTTCGACTGGTTGAGCCTGGACATCTACCCGGTGGTGGTTGTGGTGATCATGGCCGGCATCATCGGTGCCAGCCTGTGGGTGCCGAACGCCCAGCCTGCCGCCCATGGCAACCGCCTGGCCGCCGACGGGTTCTTCAAGCAACTGCGCAGCCCCGGCGTGCTTGCGTTTTATGCCTGTGTGGCGCTGATGCAGATGAGCCACGGCCCGTATTACACCTTTCTGACCCTGCACCTTGAACACCTCGGCTACAGCCGTGGCGTGATCGGCATGCTGTGGGCCGTGGGCGTGGTGGCGGAAGTGCTGATGTTCCTGGCCATGAGCCGCATCCTGATGCGGTTTTCGGTGCGCCGGGTGTTGCTGGCGAGCTTTCTGTTGGCGGCACTGCGCTGGCTGCTGCTGGGCTCGTTTGCCGAACACCTGTGGGTACTGTTGCTGGCGCAAATGATGCACGCCGCCACCTTCGGCAGTTTTCACGCCTCGGCGATTGCCTTTGTGCAGCGCAGCTTTGGCGACCGCCAACAGGGCCAGGGCCAGGCGCTTTACGCGGCCCTGGCCGGCACCGGCGGCGCATTGGGCGCACTCTACGCCGGTTACAGCTGGAACCTGCTGGGCCCGACCTTCACCTTTAGTATTGCCAGCGTCGCGGCGTTGGCTGCTGCCGTTATCATTGGCCTTCGATTGCAAGAGCCGAACACAGGAAACGTGCAATGAGTTATGTAGCCGTCTATCACATCGCCACTGCGGACACCCCCAACAAGGTGCTGACCCACTTCGACGACATCGCCTCGACCCTCGCCGAACACGGCGTGCGCTTCGAGCGCTGGCAGCCGGCCCCGATTGAGAAGGGCGCCAGTGATGCGGACATCATCGCCGCCTATCAGCCGCAGATCGACGCGCTGGGTTACCGTTCGGTGGAAGTCGTCCGTATCACAAGCGATCACCCGCAAAAAGACGAAGGGCGTGCCGGGTTCCTCGGTGAGCGCCGTTACAGCGAGGATGAAGTACGTTTCTTCGTGGCCGGCCAGGGACTGTTCAGCCTGCATGTCGGCGATTACGTGTACGCCGTACGTTGCGAGAAAAATGACTTGCTGGTTATTCCCGCCGGTTTGGCCCATTGGTTTGATATGGGTGAGAACCCGCACTTAGTAACGCTGCGCCCATTCAACAGCGCTCAAGGTTCAGTGCCGGAGTTTACCGGTGACGCGCTATCGCGAGATTTCCCCGGTCTGGACGATTAAATTGAAGAATCCAGGTTTTCAACCCCGGCGAGTTGTAAGTTGCTGTGGGAAGAAGCCTGGATATCTGTAAGGCTCGGCTGGTTATTTCGCGTCTTATGCTTTCATTCCATTCACTGTGTAACTCTCTCTATCTCGATGTTTATGTCACCTGTCAATAGGAGGAATCCGAAGGGTGGCAAGGCATCCGCTAACGAAAGGAGAGAGAACAATGAGTGGCCGAGAGGAGTCGTGTCGTACGCCTGTTATCGTACCGATGGCTGTCAGAAAACGCCTGAGTTTGAGCGGGAAACCACTGACGGCGAGCGAACTGGAAATTCTTCGCTGGGCTGCCGAGGGCAAGACGGTTTGGGAAATCAGCCGGATTCGCGCCACATCCGAGGCCACGGTGAAATTCCATCTGCGCAACATCTACGGCAAGTTGCAGGTCACGAACCGGGTACAGGCGATGAATGAAGCCGCTCGCCAGGGACTGTTCTGAAGGCATGAAAAAGGGCCGCGACGCTGGATGGCGTCGCGGCCCTTTTTGTATTTGTACGCTTAAGCCGAGTGGTAAGTCGGCAGTGCAAAGCGGTTTTGGCTTTGCAGCATGGAAATTTGCGGCAGCTCACTGGCTTGTTCAGCCAGATCACGGCGGATGGCGCTGATAACCCAGGTCAGTTGGTCGGCGGTGTGCAATTGCTGGTACGAAATCGAGCGTTTGACCTGTTTGCCTTCGCTGTTGCGCAGGGTCAGCAAAATGCCGCCGTCAGGGCGTGGCTGGGTGGTGACATCGTATTGGGAGAATACAGAAGCGAATTTGTCTTGGATCAGGCTCATGTCTATCAGCTCCGTTGGCTCAAGTTGGCAAGCATGGAGTGATAGGTGCAGTGATTGTGCCAGTATTGGTTTTTATAAAAAGTCTTTATAAAACAACAGCTTAAAATTTTCTCGGATTTTTGTTTTCGTGCAATTTGCATGAATGGCCATCGTGCATCCTGCATTTTGCGTTATCGCCACCGGCTGTTTGCGCGTGTGGCTTCTCTTAATGACCTGCGCGTCAGCGTGAAATTCCATTCCTGTCGTACTGCCGCCGGGATACAAAACTTTTCAAATCCTGCGTGTACAGCCAAAGAACCCTGGGCGTATTTTCCTGCAAGGCATCGGCATCCTGCCTACAGGCATGCCGATGTGTCGGATCCGGCCAAGAATAAGAAAAAGGACGTTCCTCCATGAGCCATCAGCAAGACGAGATGATCACCTGGGGCATGATGCTGCGTAAGGTGCCCTCCATTGTTAAAGCCCTGCCTCGCGTGGTGCGCGGCATGCGCGCTGCCAATGTGACCGACCCCGTACAGCCATGCGGCCTGGGCTGGCACTTCGAACAAGCCACCTTGCGCAACCCGGATGGCGCGGCCTTGTTGTATGGCGAAACCGTGCTCAGTTATAGCGAAGCCAACCGGCGCGCGAACCGGCTCGCTCATTACCTGCAGGCTCAAGGCATTGCCAAAGGGGATGTCGTCGCGCTGTTTATTGAAAATCGCCCCGAATTGTTATTGAGCGTACTGGCCGTGACCAAGCTGGGCGGCATCTGCGCCATGCTCAATACCTCCCAAACCCAGGCGACGCTGGTGCACAGCCTCAACCTGGTGACCCCGGTGGCGATTGTGGTGGGCGCAGAGTTGGCCGGCGCGTTTGACGCCGTGCGCGATCAGGTAGCGATCGCGGCCGACCGGACCTGGTTTGTCGCGGACAGCAGCGTAGCCCCGGCGCCCGAGGGCTATATCGACTTGATGGCTGCCAGCGCCGAATGTGCCGAAGACAACCCGGCCAGCACCGCGCAGATCTTTTTCAACGACCCCTGCTTCTATATCTACACCTCCGGCACCACCGGCCTGCCCAAGGCCGGCATCATGAAGCACGGGCGCTGGACCAAAACCGCCGTGAGCTTTGGCAGCATCGCTCTGGACATGGGGCCGGATGACGTCCTGTATTGCACGTTGCCGCTGTATCACGCCACGGGCCTGTGCGTGTGTTGGGGCTCGGCGATTGTCGGCGCGTCAGGGTTCGCGATTCGGCGCAAGTTCAGCGCGAGCCAGTTCTGGGAGGACGCGCGCAAGTTCAAGGCCACGACTCTGGGGTATGTCGGCGAATTGTGTCGTTATCTGCTCGACCAGCCGCCGGGTGCGCAAGATCTTGATAACCGTGTAACCAAAATGGTCGGCAACGGCCTTCGCCCTGGTGTGTGGGCGCAGTTCAAGCAGCGCTACGGCGTGGATCACATCTGTGAACTGTATGCCGCCAGCGACGGCAATATCGGCTTTACCAATGTGCTGAATTTCGACAACACCATCGGTTTTTGCCTGCAGCACTGGGCGCTGGTGGACTACGTCCCTGACACCGGCGAGCCCCTGCGTGGCAGCGATGGTTTTATGCGCAAGGTGCAAACAGGCGGGCAGGGCCTGTTGCTGGCCAGGATCGATGAGAAGTCGCCCTTTGATGGCTACACCGACCCGGAAAAAAATCGCAAGGTGGTGCTCACCGACGTGTTCGAAAAGGGCGACCGCTATTTCAATACCGGCGATTTGCTGCGCAGTATCGGCTTCGGCCATGCGCAATTTGTCGATCGTTTGGGGGACACCTATCGCTGGAAAGGCGAAAACGTCTCCACCACCGAAGTGGAAAACGTGCTGCTGCAACACCCGCAGATTGCTGAGGTAGTGGCCTACGGCGTCGAGATCGAAAACACCAATGGCCGCGCCGGCATGGTTGCCATCACGCCGAGCGAATCCCTGGCCTCCCTGGACATGCGCGAGTTGCTGCAGTTCGCCCATGGCCAGTTGCCGCACTATGCGGTGCCGCTGTTCTTGCGCATCAAGGTGCAGATGGAAACCACCGGCACCTTCAAATACCAGAAGGTAAAGCTCAAGGAGGAGGCGTTTGACCCGGACAAGGCGGGGAATGACCCGGTGTTCGCCTGGCTGCCGGGTTCGGATTGTTACGTGCCGGTCACCGGGCCGTTGTTGGCGCAGATTCAGGGCGGGCACTTTCGTTACTGAAAACCGGCTTATTGATTCTGCCTATGGCCGTTTTTGACAAAAAAGCCATGACAGGTGGGGAACTCACTGGCGACACTGGCGACCTTAGAAAGCACACGCCAAGGAGCCCCACATGTCAGAGCAGCCCAAACAAATGACCGAAGACGAAGCCGCCGAGTTTGCCGAGCAGGTTTTCGACGTCGCCCGCCGTGGCGATGCGGCCATGCTTGCCGCACTGCTGGCCAAAGGCTTGCCGGCCAACTTGCGTAACCATAATGGCGACACCTTGCTGATGCTCGCGGCCTACCACGGCCACGCCGACGCGGTAAAAGTGCTGCTTGAATTCAAGGCTGACCCACAAATCGCCAACGACAAAAACCAGCTGCCGATGGCTGGCGCGGCGTTCAAGGGCAATCTGCCGGTGGTCAGGGCGCTGATTGAAGGCGGCGCACCCGTGGATGCGACCTCCTCCGACGGGCGCACCGCCTTGATGATGGCGGCGATGTTCAACCGCGTCGAAATGGTGGACTACCTGCTCGGCCAGGGCGCTAACCCCAAGGCCACCGATGCCCAGGGCGCCACCGCACTGGCGGCGGCCCAGACCATGGGCGCAGTGGATACGGCGGCGCAGTTGCAGAAACTGGTGTAGGCTACGCGCCCTCAAAAACCCGCCCGTCACAGGATCACCTCATGCACGCTGCCCTCGTCGAACTTATCAGCAAAATCAGCGCCGGCGTGATGGGGGCGGACGAGGTGGCGCGCATCGCCGAAGAAGCGGCCCAGGCTTATGCGGACCCTGCGGCGTTTCTGACGGACAATCCGGATATCAACTACGACGATACTTTCCCTATTCCGTTGGGGGAGTGGGTGGTGGTCGGCAGCCTGCCCGACACGGTGCTGTTCCAGGCTGACACCTATGGCGATCTGTTTGCGCAGATCGTCGCCTCGTTCGGCCCGGGCGTGGCTTTCAACCTCAAGCCCAAGCAACTGGCCAGGACCGAGGCCCTGACTGCGCTGAACCGCATCCAGATCCAGATGAGTGCCCTCAGCCCGGAAGACGGCGGCTACGTGCTGCTCAACTTCAGCCAGTTGCTCGATGACGAAATCCAGACGGTGCTGGTGTACGGCAACGACCTGCCGCGCGTGCTGGAGCTGTGCGCCGAGGTCGGCATCAAGGCCGAGCCGTCC from Pseudomonas tolaasii NCPPB 2192 includes the following:
- a CDS encoding ankyrin repeat domain-containing protein — encoded protein: MSEQPKQMTEDEAAEFAEQVFDVARRGDAAMLAALLAKGLPANLRNHNGDTLLMLAAYHGHADAVKVLLEFKADPQIANDKNQLPMAGAAFKGNLPVVRALIEGGAPVDATSSDGRTALMMAAMFNRVEMVDYLLGQGANPKATDAQGATALAAAQTMGAVDTAAQLQKLV
- the aroC gene encoding chorismate synthase, producing the protein MSGNTFGKLFTVTTAGESHGPALVAIVDGCPPGLELSLEDLQRDLDRRKPGTSRHTTQRQEPDEVEILSGVFEGRTTGCAIGLLIRNTDQKSKDYSAIKDLFRPAHADYTYHHKYGERDYRGGGRSSARETSMRVAAGAIAKKYLATQGIVVRGYMSQLGPIEIPFKTWDSVENNAFFSPDPDKVPELEAYMDQLRRDQDSVGARITVIAEGVKPGLGEPIFDRLDAELAHALMSINAVKGVEIGAGFACVSQRGTEHRDELTPEGFLSNNAGGILGGISSGQPIVAHLALKATSSITTPGRSIDVHGNPVDVITKGRHDPCVGIRATPIAEAMMAIVLMDHLLRNRGQNADVRVSTPVLGQL
- a CDS encoding DUF3509 domain-containing protein — encoded protein: MSLIQDKFASVFSQYDVTTQPRPDGGILLTLRNSEGKQVKRSISYQQLHTADQLTWVISAIRRDLAEQASELPQISMLQSQNRFALPTYHSA
- a CDS encoding 1,2-dihydroxy-3-keto-5-methylthiopentene dioxygenase: MSYVAVYHIATADTPNKVLTHFDDIASTLAEHGVRFERWQPAPIEKGASDADIIAAYQPQIDALGYRSVEVVRITSDHPQKDEGRAGFLGERRYSEDEVRFFVAGQGLFSLHVGDYVYAVRCEKNDLLVIPAGLAHWFDMGENPHLVTLRPFNSAQGSVPEFTGDALSRDFPGLDD
- a CDS encoding MFS transporter — encoded protein: MTPALPYWRLSSFYLFYFALLGATAPFLALYFDHLGFSSARIGELVAIPMLMRCVAPNLWGWLGDYTGRRLAIVRFGAVCTLASFSLIFVSKTYAWLALVMALHAFFWHAVLPQFEVITLAHLQKQTSRYSQIRLWGSIGFILTVVIMGRLFDWLSLDIYPVVVVVIMAGIIGASLWVPNAQPAAHGNRLAADGFFKQLRSPGVLAFYACVALMQMSHGPYYTFLTLHLEHLGYSRGVIGMLWAVGVVAEVLMFLAMSRILMRFSVRRVLLASFLLAALRWLLLGSFAEHLWVLLLAQMMHAATFGSFHASAIAFVQRSFGDRQQGQGQALYAALAGTGGALGALYAGYSWNLLGPTFTFSIASVAALAAAVIIGLRLQEPNTGNVQ
- a CDS encoding long-chain-acyl-CoA synthetase codes for the protein MSHQQDEMITWGMMLRKVPSIVKALPRVVRGMRAANVTDPVQPCGLGWHFEQATLRNPDGAALLYGETVLSYSEANRRANRLAHYLQAQGIAKGDVVALFIENRPELLLSVLAVTKLGGICAMLNTSQTQATLVHSLNLVTPVAIVVGAELAGAFDAVRDQVAIAADRTWFVADSSVAPAPEGYIDLMAASAECAEDNPASTAQIFFNDPCFYIYTSGTTGLPKAGIMKHGRWTKTAVSFGSIALDMGPDDVLYCTLPLYHATGLCVCWGSAIVGASGFAIRRKFSASQFWEDARKFKATTLGYVGELCRYLLDQPPGAQDLDNRVTKMVGNGLRPGVWAQFKQRYGVDHICELYAASDGNIGFTNVLNFDNTIGFCLQHWALVDYVPDTGEPLRGSDGFMRKVQTGGQGLLLARIDEKSPFDGYTDPEKNRKVVLTDVFEKGDRYFNTGDLLRSIGFGHAQFVDRLGDTYRWKGENVSTTEVENVLLQHPQIAEVVAYGVEIENTNGRAGMVAITPSESLASLDMRELLQFAHGQLPHYAVPLFLRIKVQMETTGTFKYQKVKLKEEAFDPDKAGNDPVFAWLPGSDCYVPVTGPLLAQIQGGHFRY
- a CDS encoding response regulator transcription factor — its product is MSGREESCRTPVIVPMAVRKRLSLSGKPLTASELEILRWAAEGKTVWEISRIRATSEATVKFHLRNIYGKLQVTNRVQAMNEAARQGLF
- a CDS encoding alpha/beta hydrolase, with translation MMLRVLLLTLTLFSSLGFAASPVVLQRPISLDTGSGELFGSLLLPQSDKPVPVVLIIAGSGPTDRNGNSADGARNDSLKRLAWVLARNNIASVRYDKRGVAASLAATPDERNLTLDAYVADAVAWGKLLKADKRMGPLIVLGHSEGALVATLAAPQLQPAGVISLSGSARPVDQVIRQQLADHLPPALLLRSNEMLDHLKAGQVDADVPGPLEGIFRPTVQPYLISLFRADPSAEFAKLTMPALIIQGTNDIQVGVADAQQLKKAKPDAQLTVIEGMNHVMRIVPKDVKEQLASYNDPKLPLAAELGARIVRFIDGLQPR